A genomic region of Betaproteobacteria bacterium contains the following coding sequences:
- a CDS encoding cupin: MGKKSWDFVHNLAQDAKWTPGLREIFEYRDLGIKDGTKGDYIAHLIRHNGKKAKDKVQEWHVHDCSFQFVLVLNGWATFEYEGQGVKTIRKGDCINQVPGIRHREIDCSEDYEVLEIVSPADFKTRVVDAPG, translated from the coding sequence GTGGGCAAGAAGTCTTGGGATTTTGTTCATAACCTCGCGCAAGACGCGAAATGGACGCCGGGATTGCGGGAAATCTTCGAGTACCGCGACTTGGGCATCAAGGACGGTACCAAGGGCGACTACATCGCCCACTTGATCCGCCACAACGGTAAGAAGGCGAAGGACAAAGTGCAGGAGTGGCACGTGCACGACTGCTCATTTCAGTTTGTGCTGGTGCTCAACGGCTGGGCCACCTTCGAGTACGAAGGCCAGGGAGTGAAAACTATCCGCAAAGGCGACTGCATCAACCAGGTCCCGGGCATCAGACATCGTGAGATCGATTGTTCCGAGGATTACGAAGTGCTGGAGATCGTTTCTCCGGCCGATTTCAAGACGCGCGTGGTGGATGCGCCGGGGTAG
- a CDS encoding DUF4275 family protein, with product MNKARSAIDLGTTKPLKIFSPEEAADLAVQWMNAFCANMQNASSETFMWHVFSGGNYPSVRRAEAIARYEEQVAPEYIVLSNDRIRAIETDSRPAAEVCARTDYYVFPRNLAWTMAFTHEAGWLGPYFAAHRNYEALNKQNLSDVRARSRKRQEAENARRRGWK from the coding sequence ATGAACAAAGCACGCTCAGCCATTGACCTTGGCACCACCAAGCCGCTGAAGATCTTCTCCCCGGAAGAGGCAGCGGATCTCGCGGTGCAGTGGATGAATGCGTTCTGCGCGAACATGCAAAACGCGAGCTCCGAGACTTTTATGTGGCACGTTTTCAGTGGCGGGAACTATCCAAGTGTGCGCCGAGCCGAGGCCATTGCAAGATACGAAGAACAGGTAGCGCCAGAGTACATCGTGCTGTCGAACGATCGCATACGTGCCATTGAAACGGATTCTCGTCCCGCCGCAGAGGTATGTGCCCGAACCGACTACTACGTTTTTCCGCGGAATCTAGCTTGGACCATGGCGTTTACCCATGAGGCGGGGTGGTTGGGTCCATACTTCGCGGCGCACCGAAACTACGAGGCACTAAACAAACAGAATCTTTCCGATGTTAGAGCCAGGTCACGTAAACGGCAAGAGGCCGAGAACGCGAGGCGCAGAGGCTGGAAGTAG
- a CDS encoding N-acyl homoserine lactonase family protein has product MSKLEPYKVYAVQYGHHERRASANFIGGDEHDGPMPINFFVWAIVGSGRTFVVDTGFTAETSVRRDRTLTRSVEAGLAKIGIDAANVKDVIVTHMHYDHAGNLDLFPNARLHIQDAEVEFVTGRCMTHGALRHAMDVDDVLTLIRRNFAGQVAFHDGDEELAPGVSVHRIGGHTKGLQSVRVWTERGWVVLASDASHFYANMEQGRPFPIVYNVQDMLDGHRKLVSLAESPDHVIPGHDPLVRERYPKAVEGIADIVRLDLSPRR; this is encoded by the coding sequence ATGTCAAAACTCGAACCCTATAAAGTCTATGCCGTCCAGTACGGCCATCATGAACGGCGCGCCAGCGCGAACTTCATCGGCGGCGACGAACACGACGGACCCATGCCCATCAATTTCTTCGTGTGGGCCATCGTCGGATCCGGGCGCACCTTCGTAGTAGACACCGGCTTCACCGCCGAAACCAGCGTGCGCCGCGACCGCACCCTCACACGCTCGGTGGAAGCAGGTCTGGCCAAAATCGGTATCGATGCCGCCAACGTCAAGGACGTCATCGTCACCCACATGCATTACGACCACGCCGGCAATCTGGACTTGTTTCCAAACGCGCGCCTGCATATTCAGGACGCTGAAGTCGAATTCGTCACCGGCCGCTGTATGACCCATGGGGCGCTTCGCCATGCCATGGACGTGGACGACGTGCTCACCTTGATCCGAAGGAATTTCGCGGGCCAGGTCGCCTTTCACGACGGCGATGAAGAACTAGCGCCCGGCGTAAGCGTGCACCGCATCGGCGGCCACACGAAGGGACTCCAATCCGTGCGCGTGTGGACCGAGCGCGGCTGGGTGGTGCTGGCCTCGGACGCCAGTCACTTCTACGCCAACATGGAACAAGGCCGCCCCTTCCCCATCGTCTACAACGTGCAAGACATGCTCGACGGCCATCGCAAACTAGTCTCGCTCGCGGAATCGCCCGATCACGTCATCCCCGGCCACGACCCTCTGGTACGAGAGCGGTATCCGAAGGCGGTTGAAGGCATCGCCGATATCGTCAGACTGGACCTCTCACCGCGTCGCTAG
- a CDS encoding RNA-binding transcriptional accessory protein has translation MLSSIAHRIATEIAARESQAQAAIALLDEGATVPFIARYRKEATGGLDDTQLRALEERLHYLRELEERRTTILASIEAQGKLTPELRGHIESAADKARLEDLYLPYKPKRRTKAQIAREAGLEPLADALLSNPELVPDDEALKYIKPAFKAADAENPGVPDSKTALEGARQILLERFAEDADLVGALREYFREHGVAQSKVIEGKQEKGAKFSDYFAYSERMKNVPSHRALALFRGRREEILHIALRLEGEEEKPKGDAPLNPCEARIAERYHIAQQGRPADAWLGDTVRWAWRVKISQSLETELMGELRARAETEAIRVFGMNLKDLLLAAPAGPRATMGLDPGLRTGVKVAVVDGTGKLLDTATIFPHAPRNDWDASVALLAALCTKHNVELISIGNGTASRETDKLTGDLLKRHPELKPHKIVVSEAGASVYSASSLAAKEFPDLDVSLRGAVSIARRVQDPLAELVKIEPKAIGVGQYQHDVNQAHLARALNAVVEDCVNAVGVDVNTASVALLARVAGLSSGIAQSIVNHRDANGAFLTRHDLMKVPRLGEKTFEQAAGFLRIMNGTNPLDASAVHPEAYPLVERILADIQREVRTIIGDINTLKNLDPARYAGEHFGVPTIADILKELEKPGRDPRPEFKTAAFKEGVEALKDLAPGMMLEGVVTNVTNFGAFVDVGVHQDGLVHISALSNKFIKDPREVVKAGDVVRVKVVEVDEKRQRVALTMKFSDPAAAPPEKRREPARPPRDSRRDARPRHDPRAKPNKPPQPASRPAVVESREPSALALAMARARQK, from the coding sequence ATGCTATCTTCCATCGCCCATCGCATCGCCACCGAAATCGCCGCGCGTGAATCCCAAGCGCAAGCGGCCATCGCGCTCTTGGACGAAGGCGCCACTGTGCCATTCATCGCGCGCTACCGCAAGGAGGCCACGGGCGGGCTCGACGACACCCAGTTGCGCGCACTGGAGGAGCGATTGCACTACCTGCGAGAACTGGAAGAGCGCCGTACCACCATCCTGGCTTCCATCGAAGCGCAAGGCAAGCTCACCCCGGAACTGCGCGGGCACATCGAATCCGCGGCGGACAAGGCACGTCTGGAAGATCTCTATCTCCCCTATAAGCCGAAGCGCCGTACCAAAGCACAGATCGCCCGCGAGGCCGGCCTGGAACCCTTGGCCGATGCGCTTTTAAGCAACCCGGAACTGGTGCCAGACGACGAGGCACTCAAGTACATCAAGCCCGCCTTCAAGGCCGCGGATGCGGAGAATCCCGGCGTTCCCGACAGCAAGACGGCGCTGGAGGGGGCACGCCAGATCTTGCTGGAGCGTTTCGCCGAAGACGCGGATCTCGTTGGCGCACTGCGCGAGTATTTCCGCGAGCACGGCGTCGCGCAATCCAAGGTGATCGAGGGCAAGCAGGAGAAGGGCGCGAAGTTTTCCGATTACTTCGCCTATTCGGAGCGCATGAAGAATGTGCCTTCCCACCGAGCGCTGGCGTTGTTTCGCGGGCGGCGTGAGGAGATTCTGCACATTGCGTTACGCCTGGAAGGCGAGGAAGAAAAACCAAAAGGGGATGCACCGCTCAATCCCTGCGAGGCGCGCATCGCCGAGCGCTACCACATCGCGCAGCAAGGCCGCCCCGCCGACGCTTGGCTAGGTGACACGGTGCGTTGGGCGTGGCGCGTGAAAATATCCCAGTCCTTGGAAACCGAACTCATGGGCGAGCTGCGCGCCCGTGCGGAGACCGAGGCCATCCGCGTGTTCGGCATGAATTTGAAAGACCTGTTGCTGGCCGCCCCCGCCGGGCCGCGTGCAACCATGGGTTTGGATCCGGGCTTGCGCACGGGCGTCAAGGTCGCCGTGGTCGACGGCACCGGTAAGTTGCTCGATACCGCCACGATTTTCCCCCACGCGCCGCGCAACGATTGGGATGCTTCGGTGGCACTTCTGGCTGCGCTGTGCACCAAGCACAACGTGGAACTGATCTCCATCGGCAACGGCACCGCTTCGCGAGAGACCGACAAGCTCACCGGCGATCTCCTCAAGCGCCATCCCGAGTTGAAACCGCACAAGATCGTGGTGAGCGAGGCCGGTGCCTCCGTCTACTCCGCCTCCAGCCTGGCGGCGAAAGAGTTTCCCGATTTGGATGTATCCCTGCGCGGAGCCGTGTCCATTGCCCGGCGCGTGCAAGATCCCCTGGCCGAACTGGTGAAGATCGAACCCAAGGCCATCGGCGTGGGGCAGTACCAGCACGACGTGAATCAAGCGCATCTGGCACGCGCCCTCAATGCCGTGGTGGAAGATTGCGTCAATGCCGTGGGCGTGGATGTCAACACCGCCTCCGTTGCATTGCTCGCGCGTGTGGCGGGTTTGAGCAGCGGCATCGCGCAGAGCATAGTGAATCATCGCGATGCCAACGGTGCCTTCCTCACGCGCCATGACCTGATGAAGGTTCCGCGCCTGGGCGAGAAGACCTTTGAACAAGCCGCCGGTTTCTTGCGCATCATGAACGGCACCAACCCCTTGGATGCCTCCGCCGTTCACCCGGAAGCATACCCCTTGGTGGAGCGCATCCTGGCGGATATCCAACGCGAGGTAAGGACCATCATCGGAGACATCAACACGCTGAAGAACCTGGACCCCGCCCGCTACGCCGGCGAACACTTCGGCGTGCCTACAATCGCCGATATCCTGAAGGAGCTGGAGAAGCCAGGCCGCGATCCGCGTCCCGAGTTCAAGACCGCCGCCTTCAAGGAAGGTGTGGAAGCGCTGAAAGACCTGGCCCCCGGCATGATGCTCGAAGGTGTTGTCACCAACGTCACCAACTTCGGCGCCTTCGTGGACGTGGGCGTACACCAGGACGGATTGGTGCACATCTCCGCCTTGAGCAATAAGTTCATCAAGGATCCGCGCGAGGTGGTCAAGGCCGGGGACGTAGTGCGGGTTAAGGTCGTCGAGGTGGACGAGAAGCGCCAGCGCGTCGCGCTCACCATGAAATTTTCCGATCCCGCCGCCGCGCCGCCCGAAAAGCGCCGGGAGCCGGCCCGTCCGCCACGCGATTCGCGGCGGGACGCTCGCCCTCGCCATGATCCCAGGGCCAAGCCGAATAAACCTCCGCAGCCAGCGTCTCGCCCCGCCGTGGTGGAGTCGCGAGAACCGAGTGCGCTTGCTCTGGCAATGGCAAGGGCGCGACAGAAGTAG
- a CDS encoding TRAP transporter substrate-binding protein has translation MPSKRLLKADSPAVDSRRKFLGRAALAGGVAVAGLAGCGKSEQPKSAGPAAAATAAKSMTLRIQAGTGAGDLFFGFVQDYARIVSDLSAGALKFDVLQPGSVVKAFDMADAVHKGTLDACFGVPAFWYNKNSALSLFGTGPALGHNGNTFLSWFEHGGGKALYEELYRDVLKLDVTPFMMGPMMTQPLGWFKKEVKSAEDFKGLKYRTVGLSVDVFTAMGAAVTAMPGPDVVPALDRGVIEAAEFNNPTVDAGLGLQDVAKFCMVRSYHQPAECFEVLINKKTFEALPEIGKMALRYAPKVLSSEFTWKIMDAYSQSYLDLRDNKGVKFIESPVDVLQAQLKAWDQVAEQKSKENPFFAKVLESQKTYMKRVVGYQIKFEASPSMSYEHFFGKA, from the coding sequence ATGCCATCCAAGCGACTCTTAAAGGCTGACTCGCCCGCCGTGGACTCCCGCAGGAAATTCCTCGGCCGCGCCGCACTCGCGGGCGGCGTAGCGGTTGCCGGGCTGGCGGGCTGCGGCAAATCCGAGCAGCCAAAATCCGCCGGTCCAGCCGCGGCGGCCACAGCAGCGAAATCGATGACCCTGCGAATTCAAGCCGGAACCGGCGCCGGAGACCTGTTCTTCGGTTTCGTGCAGGATTATGCGCGCATTGTGTCCGACTTGAGCGCCGGAGCGCTCAAGTTCGACGTTTTGCAACCGGGTTCCGTGGTCAAGGCCTTCGACATGGCCGATGCCGTGCACAAGGGAACCTTGGATGCGTGCTTCGGTGTGCCTGCGTTTTGGTACAACAAGAATTCGGCGCTTTCTCTCTTCGGCACGGGTCCGGCGCTCGGCCACAACGGCAATACGTTCTTGTCGTGGTTCGAACATGGCGGCGGCAAGGCACTCTATGAAGAGCTTTATCGCGACGTCCTCAAACTCGATGTGACGCCGTTCATGATGGGCCCGATGATGACCCAACCATTGGGGTGGTTCAAGAAAGAAGTGAAGAGCGCGGAGGATTTCAAGGGACTTAAATACCGCACGGTGGGGCTCTCGGTGGATGTTTTCACCGCGATGGGCGCGGCGGTGACCGCGATGCCGGGGCCCGATGTGGTTCCGGCCTTGGACCGAGGCGTCATCGAAGCCGCCGAGTTCAATAATCCCACGGTGGATGCGGGCCTGGGTTTGCAAGACGTGGCGAAATTCTGCATGGTGCGCAGCTACCACCAGCCGGCCGAATGTTTCGAGGTGCTCATCAACAAGAAGACCTTCGAGGCATTACCCGAGATCGGCAAGATGGCTTTGCGCTATGCGCCCAAGGTGCTGAGTTCGGAGTTCACGTGGAAGATCATGGATGCGTATTCGCAGTCCTATCTTGACCTGCGCGATAACAAGGGAGTGAAGTTCATCGAATCTCCGGTGGATGTGCTGCAGGCACAGCTCAAGGCCTGGGACCAAGTGGCCGAGCAAAAGAGCAAGGAGAATCCCTTCTTCGCCAAGGTGCTGGAATCGCAGAAGACTTACATGAAGCGCGTGGTGGGTTATCAGATCAAGTTCGAAGCCTCGCCTTCCATGTCCTATGAGCATTTCTTCGGCAAGGCTTAA